In one window of Ferriphaselus amnicola DNA:
- a CDS encoding diguanylate cyclase domain-containing protein, protein MSFDKFSDTLLRGSNRRQMMVWFGSSALLLMLSFGYWQLDQQRDFIYRVTNERALAISHEISVSTKSWALAGDLAGLQEVLLGFNEAQDIQRAYFVDPHGQVLASTNPDEIGLFMSDKISLDLLASKSSEEIVLADQKNYIAVAHPVMAGQRHVGWLRVEMSRDSANANIEAIKIAWRNFTISAVLLVVAISLLLSRKLTNGLNHLVQVATEVARGKEEARAKILSQDEVGVLAHYLNEMLDTLARQKGELLVTSEALRDSREGFQSLLNTMAEGMYEVDTDGNCIFVNEAFLHILGYQNRDEVIGKHIHELIHHHRADGSMYPASECKMYRAYEKQEEINVADEVFWRKDGTQVPVEYWSHPIVKEGVLVGAIATFIDITERIRAEQALRESESKMRDIVENAPFGAHLYELMPDHSLIFVGANNAATSILGLDHQQFIGKTIEEAFPPLIDSQILDAYRRVASTGVRFETEQFSYDGDKIHSVFEVHAFQTGKNRMAAFFSDVTERKRHEEQIHLLAFYDALTKLPNRRLMNDRLSQTIAVSKRSGTYGALMFLDLDNFKPLNDSHGHAVGDSLLIEVANRLKICVREMDTVARFGGDEFVVMLSELGEDKVAATALARIVTEKILAKLAEPYVLKAVDEHGVDTIVTHHCTASIGIVVFNGAEAKQDTILKCADDAMYAAKDSGRNTIRFFELDGVLAS, encoded by the coding sequence ATGAGCTTCGATAAGTTCAGCGACACATTATTGCGAGGGTCGAACCGGCGTCAGATGATGGTCTGGTTCGGATCATCCGCTCTGCTACTGATGTTGAGCTTCGGATACTGGCAACTAGACCAGCAGCGAGATTTCATCTACCGGGTAACGAATGAGCGCGCTTTGGCCATCTCCCATGAGATATCCGTGAGTACGAAATCTTGGGCACTGGCGGGCGATTTGGCCGGATTGCAGGAAGTGTTGCTGGGATTCAATGAGGCACAAGATATTCAGCGCGCCTATTTTGTGGATCCACATGGGCAAGTCCTTGCGTCGACCAATCCTGATGAGATTGGTCTTTTCATGAGCGACAAGATCAGTCTTGATCTGTTGGCCTCCAAGTCGAGCGAGGAGATCGTTCTCGCCGACCAGAAGAACTACATCGCAGTGGCTCATCCGGTGATGGCAGGTCAGCGGCACGTTGGATGGTTGCGCGTCGAGATGAGCAGGGATTCTGCGAATGCCAATATAGAGGCAATCAAAATCGCATGGCGAAACTTCACCATCAGTGCAGTGCTTTTGGTGGTTGCCATATCGTTACTGTTGTCGAGGAAACTCACTAATGGATTGAATCATTTGGTGCAAGTCGCAACAGAGGTTGCGCGAGGTAAAGAGGAAGCACGGGCAAAGATCTTGTCTCAAGATGAGGTGGGGGTGTTAGCTCATTACCTAAATGAGATGCTGGATACCTTGGCTCGACAGAAAGGTGAGCTGCTGGTCACTTCCGAAGCTTTAAGAGACTCAAGAGAAGGTTTTCAGAGCCTACTCAACACGATGGCGGAAGGCATGTATGAAGTCGATACAGATGGCAATTGTATCTTCGTGAATGAGGCGTTCTTGCACATATTGGGTTATCAGAATCGTGACGAGGTCATCGGCAAACATATCCATGAATTGATACACCACCATCGCGCGGACGGCAGTATGTATCCGGCAAGTGAATGCAAGATGTATCGCGCCTATGAGAAGCAGGAAGAGATCAATGTGGCGGATGAGGTGTTCTGGCGCAAAGATGGTACGCAAGTCCCTGTTGAATATTGGTCTCATCCGATCGTAAAAGAGGGCGTGTTAGTCGGTGCGATAGCGACATTCATCGACATCACCGAACGCATACGAGCAGAACAGGCGTTGCGAGAAAGCGAATCAAAGATGCGTGATATCGTCGAAAACGCTCCGTTCGGTGCACATCTTTATGAGTTGATGCCAGACCATAGTCTTATCTTTGTGGGTGCGAATAATGCAGCTACGAGTATCCTAGGATTAGATCATCAGCAGTTCATCGGCAAAACAATCGAGGAGGCTTTCCCTCCACTGATAGATTCACAAATACTTGATGCCTACCGGCGTGTTGCTTCCACTGGGGTTCGTTTTGAAACAGAACAATTTTCTTATGATGGCGATAAGATCCACAGTGTCTTCGAGGTGCATGCGTTTCAAACAGGAAAGAATCGCATGGCGGCGTTTTTCAGTGACGTCACTGAGCGTAAGCGCCACGAAGAGCAAATCCATCTTTTGGCTTTCTATGATGCACTCACCAAGCTGCCCAATCGTCGTCTAATGAATGATAGATTGAGCCAAACAATAGCGGTCAGCAAACGAAGTGGTACTTATGGCGCATTGATGTTCCTTGATTTGGACAACTTTAAACCACTCAATGACTCTCATGGGCATGCGGTGGGGGATTCACTGCTAATCGAAGTGGCGAATCGATTAAAAATCTGTGTACGGGAAATGGATACAGTCGCCCGATTCGGCGGGGATGAGTTCGTGGTGATGCTAAGTGAGCTGGGTGAAGACAAGGTTGCCGCTACAGCACTCGCGCGAATCGTCACAGAGAAGATCCTCGCCAAGTTGGCGGAACCTTATGTTCTCAAGGCGGTGGATGAACATGGGGTAGATACTATAGTGACGCATCACTGTACAGCCAGTATCGGCATCGTAGTTTTCAA
- a CDS encoding phosphate/phosphite/phosphonate ABC transporter substrate-binding protein, translating to MEQWKRLVLLIVVLLSISCDKQDEPVYQPTFSKESSAPSMEFIVGIHPLHNPQKLFEVYGPIVDLLNAKIPNAHFHLEASRNYEEFDKKLYSGYFDFAMPNPYQTVRSMKAGYAVFGKMGDDADFRGIILVRKDAGIRSVADLKGKKVSYPAITALAATMMPQYYLHTHGLDVNRDIENVYVGSQESSIMNVYLGQVSAGATWPVPWKAFVKEHPDKASLLEVKWQTEALLNNAWVVRKDVPPEMTQKVAVALFELNTSAEGRNMLERLPISRFEKANNATYKPVEDYLERFSKVVRPIER from the coding sequence ATGGAACAGTGGAAGCGCCTAGTGCTATTGATCGTCGTACTGCTGAGCATCTCTTGTGACAAGCAGGACGAACCGGTTTATCAGCCAACTTTTAGCAAGGAATCCAGTGCCCCATCGATGGAATTCATCGTAGGTATCCATCCCTTACACAATCCTCAAAAGTTGTTCGAGGTCTATGGTCCTATCGTGGATCTCCTCAATGCCAAGATTCCCAATGCACATTTCCATCTAGAGGCTTCTCGAAATTATGAGGAGTTCGATAAGAAGCTCTACAGTGGCTATTTTGATTTTGCGATGCCGAACCCCTATCAAACCGTCAGGTCGATGAAAGCGGGCTATGCCGTGTTCGGCAAGATGGGGGACGACGCCGACTTTCGGGGCATCATCCTCGTGCGTAAAGATGCCGGGATACGTTCTGTTGCAGATCTTAAAGGTAAGAAAGTATCTTATCCCGCCATCACTGCCTTGGCCGCCACCATGATGCCGCAGTACTACTTACATACGCACGGATTAGATGTGAATCGCGACATCGAGAACGTGTATGTAGGCTCACAAGAGTCATCCATCATGAACGTCTATCTAGGCCAAGTGTCAGCCGGAGCGACATGGCCGGTGCCGTGGAAAGCCTTCGTCAAGGAACATCCGGATAAGGCATCGCTACTCGAAGTCAAATGGCAAACGGAAGCGTTACTCAACAATGCTTGGGTCGTGCGTAAGGATGTACCTCCTGAAATGACGCAGAAGGTCGCCGTCGCCTTGTTCGAATTAAACACGAGTGCGGAGGGAAGAAATATGTTGGAACGGCTCCCTATCTCCAGATTCGAGAAAGCCAACAACGCGACATACAAACCGGTCGAAGATTATCTGGAGAGGTTCTCCAAGGTCGTTCGCCCGATCGAGCGGTGA
- a CDS encoding helix-turn-helix domain-containing protein yields the protein MESHDDFESLLQQLAYRIKILRQQAGLSQEGLALAAGVDRTYVSQLERGIANPSLLILHRISKVLNTDVQLLLEKAGTH from the coding sequence ATGGAATCTCATGACGACTTCGAAAGCCTCCTTCAGCAATTGGCCTATAGGATAAAAATCTTACGTCAGCAGGCTGGTCTGTCACAGGAGGGGCTGGCACTTGCCGCAGGAGTCGATCGCACCTATGTATCTCAATTGGAGAGGGGGATAGCAAACCCCTCCCTTCTAATTCTCCATCGGATATCAAAGGTTCTGAATACAGACGTACAGCTGTTACTAGAAAAGGCTGGAACTCATTAA
- a CDS encoding helix-turn-helix domain-containing protein, with the protein MKIVDVARATGLHRNSITLLFDETASRVDIETIDALCKLFGCQVGELFEFVDDKD; encoded by the coding sequence ATGAAAATTGTTGATGTGGCTCGGGCAACTGGGCTGCACCGAAATTCAATCACGCTGTTGTTTGATGAAACGGCCAGTCGTGTGGACATCGAAACTATCGATGCACTTTGCAAACTTTTTGGTTGTCAGGTTGGAGAGCTGTTCGAATTTGTCGATGACAAGGATTGA
- a CDS encoding helix-turn-helix domain-containing protein → MHLKVHFIHLIGGIMAHCHAVSATQMVTPTELQEHAEQLSQKQINLAVGRDIKRLIRKKNRERGWSLKELAAELNVSLIYLRSLSNGARSFRSVSEAIRHRLCMYLTISNLEFLVHTGEISIDEVKSVAMKY, encoded by the coding sequence ATGCATCTTAAAGTACACTTCATTCACTTAATCGGAGGCATTATGGCACATTGTCACGCAGTATCAGCTACCCAAATGGTCACACCAACCGAACTTCAGGAGCACGCTGAACAGCTCTCGCAAAAACAAATTAACCTTGCTGTAGGCCGGGACATCAAGCGACTCATTCGTAAGAAAAATCGCGAACGTGGCTGGTCGCTGAAAGAGCTCGCAGCAGAGCTGAATGTCAGCTTGATATATTTGCGGTCTTTGTCGAATGGGGCTCGATCCTTCAGATCGGTGAGCGAAGCTATACGTCACCGTCTGTGTATGTATTTGACCATTTCCAATCTCGAATTCCTCGTCCACACCGGAGAAATCTCAATTGACGAAGTGAAGTCAGTCGCGATGAAATACTGA
- a CDS encoding transcriptional regulator, producing the protein MGWLVSFLNMEAIKERKEFSKRLRESLEEAGLRSDSPAALAREFNRRYPGNPISSYGVRKWLMAEAIPSQDKLRVLAQLLKVSADWLRFGGQAESGVAAQVEVAPMLDYALMRAIADLSEEHQTVVRSLVASLKKIETR; encoded by the coding sequence ATGGGCTGGCTTGTTAGTTTCTTGAACATGGAAGCTATAAAAGAACGCAAAGAGTTCAGCAAACGTCTGCGAGAGTCGTTGGAGGAGGCTGGGCTAAGAAGTGATAGCCCGGCCGCGTTAGCGCGCGAATTCAATCGGCGCTATCCCGGCAATCCTATATCCTCTTATGGGGTCAGAAAGTGGTTGATGGCTGAAGCGATACCTAGCCAAGATAAGCTGCGCGTATTAGCGCAACTGCTGAAAGTCAGTGCCGATTGGTTACGATTTGGCGGTCAAGCAGAGTCCGGGGTGGCTGCTCAAGTGGAAGTGGCTCCAATGCTGGACTACGCTTTGATGCGAGCCATTGCCGATCTTTCTGAAGAGCATCAAACAGTGGTTCGAAGTTTGGTGGCCTCGTTGAAAAAAATAGAGACTCGGTAG
- a CDS encoding type I restriction endonuclease subunit R, with protein sequence MTGLHKEIEFENDICEHLAAHDWLYAEGDFTAYDRARAVFPADVIAWVQATQPKAWESLSKSHGAATETVLLDRIRKQLDDRGTLDVLRHGIELLGLRQPLQLAQFKPALAMNSELQAKYAANRLRVVRQVRYSLFNENAIDLVLFLNGLPIATVELKSHFTQSVDDAVDQYRFDRHPKPKGQAAAEPLLDFPRGALVHFAVSNSAAMMTTRLLGAATTFLPFNLGDHGAAGNPVNPNGHRTAYLWEQVWARESWLEIIGRYIVAKRDSKKQIKAIIFPRYHQLDATRKLVAAVISEGAGQKYLIQHSAGSGKTNSIAWTAHFLADLHDAQHKKLFDSVLVVSDRTVLDTQLQEAIFDFERTAGVVATIKGESQSKSGELAQALSGGKKIVVCTIQTFPFALQAVRELAATQGKRFAVIADEAHSSQTGTAASKLKQLLSAEEMQELADGGEVGTEDLLAMQMAARSNDAGITYVAFTATPKAKTLELFGRRPNPALPASDENLPAPFHVYSMRQAIEEGFILDVLKNYTPYKLAFKLANEGHEWDEKEVERSTAMKGIMRWVRLHPYNISQKVQVVVEHFRDSVQPLLEGKAKAMVVVGSRLEAVRWQIAIDKYIKSQGYKIGTLVAFSGEVNDQESHPDPLTETSKVLNTNLNGRDIREAFATDEYQILLVANKFQTGFDQPLLCGMYVDKRLAGIQAVQTLSRLNRAYPGKDTTYILDFVNDPNEVLAAFKTYYETAELDGVTDPNLVYDLRAKLDAEGHYDDNEVDRVVNVEMNPHASQAELSAAIEPVADRLLKRYRAALTNHQAAVANKDAKAEQEAQDEMNALMLFKRNLGAFQRVYAFLSQIFDYGNTAIEKRAIFFKRLLPLLEFGREREGVDLSKVTLTHHKLKDQGKRNLALVNGEYPKLSPLSETGSGEVQQKEKVYLAEIITKVNELFEGELTDDDKLIYVNHVLKGKLLESEILVQQANNNTKEQFANSPDLSNAILSAIMDALSAHSTLSKQALDSEKVRSGLKDVLLGPAQLYEALRAQQVVNG encoded by the coding sequence ATGACAGGCTTGCACAAGGAAATCGAATTCGAGAACGACATCTGCGAGCATCTGGCAGCACATGACTGGCTGTATGCAGAAGGGGACTTTACAGCCTATGACCGCGCCCGTGCTGTATTCCCCGCCGATGTGATCGCTTGGGTGCAGGCCACCCAACCCAAGGCATGGGAGTCATTGAGCAAGAGTCACGGAGCCGCTACCGAAACCGTGTTGCTGGATCGTATCCGCAAGCAACTGGATGACCGGGGCACGCTGGATGTATTGCGGCATGGCATCGAGTTGCTGGGCTTGCGCCAGCCCTTGCAACTTGCCCAGTTCAAACCCGCGCTGGCGATGAACTCGGAGTTGCAAGCCAAATACGCCGCCAATCGGCTGCGTGTGGTGCGTCAGGTGCGCTATTCGCTGTTCAACGAGAACGCGATTGATCTGGTGCTATTCCTGAACGGCCTGCCGATTGCGACGGTGGAGCTGAAATCGCACTTCACGCAGTCGGTGGACGATGCGGTGGATCAATACCGTTTTGACCGCCACCCCAAACCCAAGGGGCAAGCTGCCGCCGAGCCGCTGCTGGATTTCCCGCGTGGTGCGTTGGTGCATTTCGCGGTGAGCAACAGCGCAGCGATGATGACTACGCGCCTGCTGGGTGCGGCAACCACTTTCCTGCCCTTCAATCTGGGCGACCACGGCGCAGCAGGTAATCCAGTCAATCCGAACGGACACCGCACCGCGTATCTGTGGGAGCAGGTCTGGGCGCGGGAAAGCTGGCTGGAAATCATCGGGCGTTACATCGTCGCCAAGCGCGACAGCAAAAAGCAGATCAAGGCGATCATCTTCCCGCGCTATCACCAACTGGATGCGACCCGGAAGCTGGTGGCGGCGGTAATCAGTGAGGGGGCCGGGCAGAAGTACCTGATCCAGCATTCCGCTGGTTCGGGCAAGACCAATTCCATCGCATGGACGGCGCACTTCCTTGCCGACCTGCACGATGCCCAGCACAAGAAACTGTTCGACTCTGTGCTTGTGGTGTCGGATCGCACGGTGCTGGATACGCAGTTGCAGGAAGCCATTTTTGACTTCGAGCGTACCGCTGGTGTCGTCGCCACCATCAAGGGCGAAAGCCAGAGCAAGAGCGGCGAACTGGCGCAGGCATTGTCCGGCGGGAAGAAGATCGTGGTGTGTACCATCCAGACCTTCCCGTTCGCGTTGCAGGCTGTTCGGGAACTCGCCGCCACGCAAGGCAAACGCTTTGCCGTGATAGCCGATGAAGCGCACAGCTCGCAGACCGGCACGGCAGCTTCCAAGCTCAAGCAGTTGCTAAGTGCCGAGGAAATGCAGGAATTGGCGGACGGTGGCGAGGTGGGCACAGAGGATTTGCTGGCGATGCAAATGGCCGCGAGGTCGAACGACGCGGGCATCACTTATGTCGCCTTCACCGCCACGCCCAAGGCCAAGACGCTGGAGCTATTCGGTCGCCGCCCCAATCCGGCCTTACCCGCCAGCGATGAGAATCTGCCCGCGCCGTTCCATGTTTATTCCATGCGTCAGGCCATCGAGGAGGGTTTCATCCTCGACGTGCTGAAAAACTACACCCCCTACAAGCTGGCGTTCAAGCTCGCGAACGAGGGACACGAGTGGGACGAAAAGGAAGTGGAACGCAGCACGGCGATGAAAGGCATCATGCGCTGGGTGCGTCTGCATCCCTACAACATCAGCCAGAAGGTGCAAGTGGTGGTGGAACACTTCCGCGACAGCGTACAGCCGCTGCTGGAAGGTAAAGCCAAAGCAATGGTGGTAGTCGGTAGCCGACTTGAGGCGGTGCGCTGGCAGATCGCCATCGACAAGTACATCAAGTCACAGGGCTACAAAATCGGCACGCTGGTGGCATTCTCGGGCGAAGTAAACGATCAGGAATCACATCCCGATCCGCTCACCGAAACCAGCAAGGTGCTCAACACCAACCTGAACGGGCGCGACATCCGTGAAGCCTTCGCCACGGATGAGTACCAAATTTTGCTGGTCGCCAACAAGTTCCAGACCGGCTTTGACCAGCCGTTGCTGTGCGGCATGTACGTGGACAAGCGGCTGGCAGGCATACAGGCGGTGCAAACCCTGTCACGCCTGAATCGCGCCTATCCGGGCAAGGATACGACCTACATCCTCGACTTCGTAAACGACCCGAACGAGGTGCTGGCAGCTTTCAAGACCTATTACGAAACAGCAGAGCTGGACGGTGTGACCGACCCCAATCTGGTGTATGACTTGCGAGCCAAGCTGGATGCCGAAGGCCACTACGACGATAACGAGGTGGATCGTGTCGTGAACGTGGAAATGAATCCGCACGCATCACAGGCTGAGCTTTCCGCAGCCATTGAGCCGGTCGCAGATCGTCTGCTCAAGCGTTACCGGGCGGCACTGACAAATCACCAAGCCGCCGTCGCCAACAAGGATGCAAAGGCCGAACAAGAGGCGCAGGACGAGATGAATGCGCTGATGCTGTTCAAGCGTAATCTGGGCGCATTCCAGCGGGTGTATGCCTTCCTGTCGCAAATCTTCGACTACGGCAACACAGCCATCGAGAAGCGGGCGATCTTCTTCAAGCGACTGCTGCCCTTGCTGGAGTTTGGGCGTGAGCGTGAGGGTGTCGATCTCTCGAAGGTGACGTTGACCCATCACAAGCTGAAGGACCAGGGAAAACGCAACTTGGCACTGGTGAATGGCGAATATCCCAAGCTGTCGCCACTGTCCGAGACGGGCAGCGGAGAGGTGCAGCAGAAAGAGAAAGTCTATCTGGCCGAGATCATCACCAAGGTGAACGAGCTGTTTGAAGGCGAACTCACGGACGACGACAAGCTGATCTACGTGAACCACGTCCTCAAGGGCAAGCTGCTCGAATCGGAGATTCTGGTGCAGCAGGCTAACAACAACACCAAAGAACAGTTCGCCAATTCGCCCGACCTGTCCAATGCGATTCTGAGTGCGATTATGGATGCACTGTCTGCGCATTCGACCTTGAGCAAGCAGGCATTGGATTCGGAAAAGGTGCGGAGCGGTTTGAAAGATGTACTGCTTGGGCCGGCTCAGTTGTATGAGGCGTTGAGAGCACAGCAGGTTGTTAACGGCTAG
- a CDS encoding restriction endonuclease subunit S — translation MSLPRYSEYKDSGVEWLGEVPEHWGIAPFYSVATEREESNVGMQEDNLLSLSYGRIVQKDISSNDGLLPESFETYQIVRPGDIVFRLTDLQNDKRSLRTAIVEETGIITFAYVAAKPTKIESRYLCHLLRAYDVTKVFYSMGGGLRQSMKFSDLKRLPTLLPPPDEQQAIAAFLDRETGKIDALIAEQQRLVVVLAEKRQAVISHAVTKGLNPKAKMKDSGIEWLGEVPEHWDVMRLKHIKALTPNAFVDGPFGSNLKSVHFIDDGDVYVIESNFATQGKLEPSELKTISSEHFESIRRSETKAGDIVIAKIGAQFGKASVLPSIDKPAVVSGNSMKLTVDETVCTTLWAYWQLYILKASGEIDLLNNGSAQPALSLSAMNQLVFLLPQIDEQKIILAFLDTETAKFDTLTAESNRAIALLQERRSALISAAVTGKIDVRQAV, via the coding sequence ATGAGTTTGCCGCGTTATTCGGAATACAAGGACAGCGGTGTGGAATGGCTGGGTGAGGTGCCGGAGCATTGGGGTATTGCACCCTTTTATAGTGTTGCCACTGAGCGTGAAGAATCAAATGTCGGAATGCAGGAAGATAATCTCTTGTCTCTTAGCTATGGACGCATTGTTCAGAAGGACATCAGCTCGAATGATGGCCTGCTCCCAGAATCATTTGAAACCTATCAAATAGTCAGACCGGGCGACATTGTTTTCAGACTGACCGACCTTCAGAACGACAAGCGCAGTCTGCGCACTGCAATCGTCGAAGAAACAGGAATCATTACTTTTGCCTATGTCGCTGCGAAACCAACCAAAATTGAGTCACGTTATCTGTGTCATTTGCTTCGCGCCTACGATGTGACGAAAGTGTTTTACTCGATGGGCGGTGGATTGCGTCAGTCCATGAAGTTCTCGGATCTCAAGCGCTTACCTACGCTGCTACCTCCGCCAGACGAACAACAAGCCATCGCCGCCTTCCTCGACCGCGAGACGGGGAAGATCGATGCATTGATTGCCGAGCAGCAGCGACTGGTGGTGGTGCTGGCGGAAAAGCGGCAGGCGGTGATTTCGCACGCCGTCACCAAGGGGCTGAACCCTAAGGCCAAGATGAAAGATTCCGGCATCGAATGGCTAGGCGAAGTGCCGGAGCATTGGGATGTGATGAGGCTGAAACATATTAAGGCGCTAACGCCCAATGCGTTTGTTGATGGCCCATTTGGAAGCAACCTAAAAAGTGTGCATTTCATTGACGATGGCGATGTATACGTCATTGAAAGCAACTTCGCTACACAAGGAAAACTTGAGCCGTCTGAATTGAAGACAATTTCAAGTGAGCACTTCGAAAGCATTAGGCGTAGTGAGACAAAAGCTGGGGATATTGTGATTGCCAAGATTGGCGCGCAATTTGGCAAGGCATCTGTTCTGCCTTCCATCGACAAACCAGCAGTGGTTTCTGGAAACTCGATGAAGCTGACTGTTGATGAAACAGTCTGTACAACATTATGGGCCTATTGGCAGTTATATATCTTGAAGGCAAGCGGTGAAATTGATCTTCTTAATAATGGAAGCGCGCAACCTGCACTTTCTCTTAGCGCAATGAATCAGTTGGTCTTCTTGCTTCCACAGATAGATGAGCAAAAAATAATTCTTGCTTTCCTCGACACCGAAACCGCCAAATTCGACACCCTCACCGCCGAATCCAACCGCGCCATCGCACTATTGCAAGAGCGCCGCAGCGCGCTGATTTCCGCCGCCGTCACCGGCAAGATTGATGTGCGGCAGGCAGTCTGA
- a CDS encoding virulence RhuM family protein, whose amino-acid sequence MNTEKKLQIRNSTAEFLIFTGQSGEQSIEARYEDENVWLTQKLMAALFDVSVPTINEHLKNVFEQGEVTREATIRKFRTVQTEGSREVERNIDFYNLDAIISVGYRVNSVRATQFRQWATQVLREFAIKGYVLDKKRMENGAFLGEDYFERLLAEIREIRLSERKFYQKITDIYATSVDYNKDAPTTRDFFAKVQNKLHFAIHGHTAAELVVKRADSNKEHMGLTSWENAPLGKIIKNDVVIAKNYLNKEELESLGRIVNAYLELAEERALRKIPMTMEDWAIRLDKFLELTEREILQDSGKVTAQIAKDFAESEFEKYRIVQDRLFESDFDREIKRIEGEKE is encoded by the coding sequence ATGAACACCGAAAAAAAACTCCAAATCCGTAACAGCACGGCAGAGTTTTTGATCTTCACCGGACAAAGCGGCGAGCAGAGCATCGAAGCGCGCTACGAAGATGAGAATGTCTGGCTGACGCAAAAGCTGATGGCAGCGCTATTCGATGTCAGTGTGCCTACGATTAACGAACACCTGAAGAATGTCTTTGAGCAGGGGGAAGTCACCCGCGAGGCAACTATTCGGAAATTCCGAACAGTTCAAACCGAGGGCAGTCGCGAGGTTGAGCGCAACATAGATTTCTACAACCTCGATGCCATCATCTCCGTCGGCTACCGCGTCAACTCCGTACGAGCCACCCAATTTCGCCAGTGGGCCACGCAGGTGCTGCGCGAGTTCGCCATCAAGGGCTACGTGCTGGACAAAAAACGTATGGAGAATGGCGCTTTTCTGGGCGAGGACTACTTCGAGCGCCTGCTGGCGGAAATCCGCGAGATCCGCCTCAGCGAGCGCAAGTTTTACCAGAAGATCACCGACATCTATGCGACCAGCGTGGACTACAACAAAGACGCCCCCACCACTCGCGACTTTTTTGCCAAAGTGCAAAACAAACTGCACTTCGCCATACATGGCCACACCGCCGCCGAGCTGGTCGTGAAGCGGGCCGACAGCAACAAAGAGCACATGGGCCTGACCTCATGGGAAAACGCCCCGCTCGGCAAGATCATCAAAAACGATGTCGTCATCGCCAAGAACTATTTGAATAAAGAAGAGCTGGAATCATTGGGGCGCATCGTCAACGCCTATCTGGAACTGGCTGAAGAAAGAGCGTTGCGCAAAATCCCTATGACGATGGAAGACTGGGCAATCCGCTTGGACAAATTTCTGGAGCTCACCGAACGCGAAATTCTGCAAGACAGCGGCAAAGTCACGGCGCAGATCGCCAAAGACTTCGCGGAAAGCGAATTCGAGAAATACCGCATCGTGCAGGACAGATTGTTTGAGTCCGACTTTGATCGCGAGATCAAACGCATCGAAGGTGAAAAAGAATGA